One Cellulomonas sp. NS3 genomic region harbors:
- a CDS encoding phage holin family protein has translation MVTASHGTVPPTDQQSIGQLIGRLSEQSSKLVRAEIELAKAEVTSRAKEAGIGIGLLAGAAFFGFFTFAVLLATAIIALNGQMALWLAALLVGVVLLIITAVLALLGVKRLQAGAPPTPERAVENVKLDVDAVKEGLH, from the coding sequence ATGGTGACCGCGTCACACGGGACGGTTCCGCCGACCGACCAGCAGTCGATCGGGCAGCTGATCGGCCGGCTCAGCGAGCAGAGCTCGAAGCTCGTGCGTGCCGAGATCGAGCTGGCGAAGGCCGAGGTCACGAGCCGCGCGAAGGAGGCCGGCATCGGGATCGGGCTGCTCGCGGGTGCGGCGTTCTTCGGCTTCTTCACGTTCGCGGTGCTGCTCGCGACGGCGATCATCGCGCTCAACGGTCAGATGGCCCTGTGGCTCGCCGCGCTGCTCGTGGGCGTCGTGCTGCTGATCATCACGGCCGTGCTCGCGCTGCTCGGGGTCAAGCGCCTCCAGGCCGGTGCCCCGCCGACCCCCGAGCGAGCCGTGGAGAACGTGAAGCTCGACGTCGACGCCGTCAAGGAAGGCCTGCACTGA
- a CDS encoding DUF3618 domain-containing protein, whose amino-acid sequence MTTDPKLSEIEAQLAATRAELAATVDELSTRLDPRTQANNAVDAGKRLWRDALGTDPTADPTNRNKARAIVGGAAAVLALIVTGAIRK is encoded by the coding sequence ATGACCACCGACCCGAAGCTCTCCGAGATCGAGGCCCAGCTGGCCGCGACCCGCGCCGAGCTCGCCGCGACGGTCGACGAGCTCTCGACGCGCCTCGACCCCCGCACCCAGGCGAACAACGCCGTCGACGCCGGCAAGCGCCTGTGGCGCGACGCGCTCGGCACCGATCCGACGGCCGACCCGACCAACCGGAACAAGGCCCGGGCGATCGTCGGCGGCGCAGCCGCGGTGCTCGCGCTGATCGTCACGGGCGCGATCCGCAAGTAG
- a CDS encoding methylated-DNA--[protein]-cysteine S-methyltransferase encodes MTTLLATILDTPAGALTVVLDPDGVVRVSGFGPFDETVERLSAEVRADGVQRLDPDALEAVGPGPAAVVDAVRAYADGHVGALDTVPVAQPGGPFQQELWRAMRAVPPGATVSYTALAAAAGRPAAVRAAGGACARNLVAPFVPCHRIVRSSGQIGGYYFGPGPKRALLAHEEAARGATLESASASA; translated from the coding sequence ACACCCCGGCCGGCGCCCTCACCGTGGTGCTCGACCCCGACGGGGTCGTCCGCGTCTCCGGCTTCGGGCCCTTCGACGAGACCGTCGAGCGGCTCTCTGCGGAGGTGCGCGCCGACGGCGTGCAGCGCCTCGACCCGGACGCCCTCGAGGCCGTCGGTCCCGGCCCCGCCGCGGTCGTCGACGCGGTCCGCGCGTACGCCGACGGGCACGTCGGTGCGCTCGACACGGTGCCCGTCGCGCAGCCCGGGGGACCGTTCCAGCAGGAGCTGTGGCGCGCGATGCGAGCGGTCCCGCCGGGGGCGACGGTCAGCTACACGGCCCTCGCCGCGGCGGCGGGGCGGCCGGCGGCGGTCCGGGCGGCGGGCGGCGCGTGCGCGCGCAACCTCGTCGCGCCGTTCGTGCCGTGCCACCGCATCGTGAGGTCGAGCGGCCAGATCGGCGGGTACTACTTCGGGCCCGGTCCCAAGCGCGCGCTGCTCGCGCACGAGGAGGCCGCGCGGGGCGCGACGCTCGAGTCGGCGTCCGCGTCGGCCTGA